The Podospora bellae-mahoneyi strain CBS 112042 chromosome 7, whole genome shotgun sequence genomic sequence AACAGCCTCCTTgtcgtccttctcctcctcttcttcctcatcctccccctcctgtcgttgttgcttcttccccttcttgccctttttctccttcttcacagtcttggtcttcttttttggccgagcggcggcggcggcaacctcgacgtcctcctcctcgtttGGGATTTCCTCATTGTCAGAAatggtgaggatgaagtcgtcgtcgacggtttttctcttcttttgaaCGGGCGCCATTTTGGGGGTGTGAAATTGGATTTTTTTTGCCCGGTTTTGGCTTGGTCGGAACAGTGTTTGGAGATGCTGCGAAAGACTTGTTGCTGCAAGGTCAATTGCTGGTGGGGCTGAGTTGTTCAAAAATTTGGGACAGGGAACTTTTTCTGCCGGGCGGTGGGGCGATAAGATGGTTGGGCGTGGGTGATAAGACCTATACCTGGAATTTGCTACCAATTGCTTTCCAAATTGCAAAGGGGGCAATGAAAAATAAACAACCTCTATTTGAATGCACCGAGTCTTCTTATTCAGGAACCGCAAATTGTGTGCGACAAGTTGTGAGCTCGTTTTGGAAAAGATTCCTCACCTCGAATTCAAAGATCAGTCTCCACTGTAGCTCGCCGCTCAGACCCGCTAACAGCGCAAGGCTGGGCGTCCCCACAGCAGCTCGCCCCACCTGGCGCGCACGCGCATCATTGTTCACTGACAGAGCGTCCAGCCTCTCTCTCAACTCATTCCagagatcatcaccaacttAACTTTCCAGTACACCCACCACAAACAACGTCGCGCAACCAAgcttttcccccttcccactgTCAAAATCAATCAACATCAACTCCCACCAGTCTCTCAACTCTCCCCCCGTCTTTTAACCCACCTATTTTCCGCTCGACCACACCACTTCCCATTTGGCCAAGATGGCACCCGTAACCTCCGACCTCCCCCAAGTCCAAGGTgatcccccttcccctttccctttcccttccccttccccctcccgtcccatTTACtaacccccctttctcttaCAGACTCCGTCTcaacaaccctaaccctcctcttccaaaccCTAACCAACATCTCCCTCTACGACTCCGCCGGCCGCCCCTCCGCCCCGGTCCTAGCATCCGACCTCACAGCCCTAGACGACTCACTCCTCAAAGTCTCCCGCCTAGCcaacgccctccccctccgccgtgCCCggcatccccctccccctcatgGAATACGTCGAAAACGGGCGAAACCCCGACATCTACACCAGAGAATTCGTCGAGCTGGTCAGGAGGTTGAACCATCTCACCAGAGGCAAGATGCACGCCTTTCGAGATTTCAGGGATGTCCTCGCGAGAGAGATGGCGGCGGCTATGCctgaggtgaaggaggatgcgatgagggtggtggaggagacgggaGGGAAGGGGCCGGTTTTGTTgggagacgaggaggggaagacggaggggaggtgatgcgaagagatgagatgggaaTGGCTCAAGGAGTAGCGGTTGTCGAGTGGGGAGATGCTCAGAATATTGGGTGATATTTTTTGGCGTTTGGGAAACAGGGCAAAGATACCAGCGCATATGCAGGCGCAACTTTTAGAGACTGGGATGACTTGGTTTTCGGCGCATTTGGCAGATTTGATATGTTTAGGGACAGTCACTCGCATAAGAGGGCAGAGACAAACAATCAAGAACAATTATTCAACTTTGTACATCATATATCAAGTATAATCCTGGCcgcctcttccctctccatctAGCCCCTTTTGatcccctcccaaaaccaGGATATCACCCGCTTGCTTGCTCAATCTAAACACCAGCAAAGGAAAGACCCTCCTACATCTAATGCTGATACAAACACCGAACCCGCCAACTCAGCAGAATGCCTGGCATGGAAGACGAAACAGAAAACCGAGTCGAACCACCAGCGACCCCTCTAAATTATTCCACAATAGAACAAACAATTAACAGAATGTATAAAAGCAAAGCTctttcttccctcccaaTAAAATAATTACGTTTtacccttcctctcctccattAATTctccgccaccgccttcaACGCCACATTCAAAGGCACAatcttcaagctcctcgctctcctcaACCCGCCACCCTTGTTACTTCccgagctgctgcttctttgCGGCTCACCAGCtgactgttgttgttgctgttgctgtgagGGCACCACCGTCCTGGTGGGACTGGCGCTGTCTCTCCACTTTCTGAACACGGCTTTCAAGTCTCTTGGGATACCCTCCAACACGACGGTGGCAACAGGGACAAACGGTCTGTCCTCCATGCCGGCGGCAAGTATGGCGTATTCTTGAGCAAAGTCCAGCGCGATGTGGAAGGCGGCGTATTGTGACTGCGACTTGCCTCCGACGATGATGTAGATTTCGAAAAAGGCGTCGAGGACGTAGATCTTGGATGGCGACAGGTCTGTTTGGCTAAAGGGTGACAGTTCCTCGATCTGGAGCTATGTTAGCATGGTAATCCAGCGATTCAAACCACAGCATAATCATACCTGTGTGCTGCTGGAGGCATCGGCATTGGCAACAAACAGCCTGTTGCTGTATCTGCCATAATTCGTCTTCAGCCTCCAGTGATCCGCCGAGATAGGCCgcgtgttggtggtggccccTGCCCCAAAGAGAGCCCAGAATCTCGGAGTCTCATAGCCCTCGTCGACCTCGGCCAGATCGCCCGACAACGCAAACTCCATGCCCACCAATCTCGCAcaacccaactcctccatgTCACTGCCTTTGCCCTTCCAGAGAGTACACTTGCCTTCCTGTGTGATCAGATAAGGAAAGCCAGAGCACAGACTCAGAGGCGAAAAATCAACCTCATCGAACGCAACCTGGCCATGGTACCGCCTGCCACAGAGCATGTGCGGCGCAAGCGAGTCGTATTTGTTGCTTGATCCACGTCGAACAATGATAATGCCGCCGAGAGCCTGCAGAAATTCGGAGCTCTCCTTGCCCTGTGTTAATTTGATGAGCTTGCCGCCAAAGGAGCGAGCTTCCCTCGCCGCAAAGAGGTACGTATCCTCCACGACAGGCGAGGGAACCTCGTCGCCAGCCCAAAAGTAAATTTCATTCACGTTCCTCCCAGTGCTGTCAATGAAAGAGTGGGGGCAAATGTACATCTCACGCTCGAACAAGACCCGTTCGTGATGTGGCGGCACAGGTATCTTTTTGCCCTCTGGGGTCAGTTGGAAAAGCTGAGCCAGCTGAGTGCGAACGGGCGCGGTCGATACCGGCCGCTTTACGAGAATCTCGGCCGCGTCGGTAGTGTACTTTCGCCGAGGACGCTCTGAGCCAAAGAAATCGGTAAGCATAGACGAAACATCCGAAGCATGCTTCGTAGGAGACCGGAAAGAAGGG encodes the following:
- the NUT2 gene encoding RNA polymerase II mediator complex subunit (EggNog:ENOG503P6MC; COG:K), with protein sequence MAPVTSDLPQVQDSVSTTLTLLFQTLTNISLYDSAGRPSAPVLASDLTALDDSLLKPTPSPSAVPGIPLPLMEYVENGRNPDIYTREFVELVRRLNHLTRGKMHAFRDFRDVLAREMAAAMPEVKEDAMRVVEETGGKGPVLLGDEEGKTEGR